In Oncorhynchus clarkii lewisi isolate Uvic-CL-2024 chromosome 2, UVic_Ocla_1.0, whole genome shotgun sequence, one DNA window encodes the following:
- the LOC139422791 gene encoding uncharacterized protein isoform X2: MEEPPVVEAGTKSVMERLTQPVETVEQAVEIEEQPIVTESAAPEEWELGQPEDAQKETHVDDVAASDRKNIPPKKNRMEPLKMDMSRPPKMVMPLTSSQISLQCLECHIIFSDHKSKERHLKQSHPAEYEQCMLGDALFACYVCDRHFTNSSDLMLHQRAHTEKTPFKCPICGEAFSRSSELTLHKKLHFGLYGYTCADCGKPCKTLTLLKYHRRTHTGERPYVCKECGKRFSMSKALQKHALAHLPEGMKGDVGGITPPMKAQLKKNSGTAVVKLSCSVCKATFKTAKTRLHHMKHKHNLCVTASSSTTLAGQQVKLGQPIITQVPMGQPTFLHMEPLGPLHQVDNIDTEQIRKLIESLGNVRKVNQVVILGQVLPHSQPLDLQRLQGKREHLQFRFTQPHFIELKKIGGGETKSMGLEQAKPQCESLEPIITLEPVISDGQMETPLLSHTQQVTYAEHAGLKQTHEGEMIPQQLHGQTGQTVEEENTMIQTVSVEQVFCHSETVELGETTEQSQTVVLDVTPSLIPTLELEQTQTDQQGLMSASSLPTFLLEQTSGQNLMVQEGNISVPSLIPTVELKLRPLTTDQQEELSTSSLVPTVEFVQTSPGQTSQVGETATQMETLQLEQIYSSIGQTQQTGIGQRRAVEKPLLENTENDQQHILENPCEGKSQEQLQTLIDKSASNNALNSRELQPCTPTSEIFPPPSETKAPQSSQLPVHLMSVQEFVKVRKRKQPNNSIVQGNMQQQTVELKGEAAKRPRAMKAHLVVKFGPKEKPKKQNKLPQPSKLLQKGDQIQDMNQMSLTTLPEKKLSLKVGKEKKVKKKNDISKSKIKSPSILCEPHVQQVLQVDEQVHQVKPRKKKVEKQKYVISETCSEQISAEPISEQEVIAPPKPKKKKQQTMAQEDQPKKTKGQKMSKMGRKKNKPNVKASPKTEDIPDPEIKQQSLLLLKGHKQPQLKVYKLDASKAPQGPTDLHQDTHPIHKKKGPKSKQLKMLAAGGKRKVGRPKKNHTALSVLAPLKTTSHSSDTSPTKPKTSRKRKAQKVETEGLISGSHSPRALECKDCGERFSDVSSLQEHKAALHAVESPGLTYTNGNIFEGVSGSDLGPPPLKVTEEVIENSLSQNTFGMQVASDWEVEMREVGLGERGERVSFPTLNPSPSLPLAAVLVEGGQKEREKNMNKTSEGMESFSHMAPNSTLSYSPPQVQFTYLAKSDKVQPLLSENLSPPHLTPIAPLHSCHQTADTKSESQSNMNDTADALIPTVSGFEHLGPIEDEIKEELLLEVDMVTVGDGDQNEGEHQSSPHKDSSQNEGSSLHENSTHENNSTHALSAHAQIENVNRTVTTQNVQTKSCPSDPLEIKKEEEEIMVQRREVEKRGVGRRNYTRGRRRGVGRGRIGSATRKSLEGVGMRKIELEKEIDECQVVYQLYSLNNDTEIKDEADVTTLHPGQSSPISLQTEIRSISEQNMLTAPCPSGSCISPLEDLEDQVVFELESVTTSVVEVLKTEDGMVMKGVAGDQDDRDTGQSPGIILERFLTSRQSEAAVGENGVVLMVDLRGQEVKVEENTSDLVPVPHTSHARHTVEQRGVRMYLVKQENNLVLNDPQVSQGQSQLNVEHSSTRQCIFYPVKEERELLDEPSQSEQGVPALVVPGEAKLNHPMESLSTTNPAVEEYEVNRRAAKLRSEINEYGEGDLDFEQQDIEELVDFLLQNSDEVESEVVECSDPQPDPEDVVMACFHDSQNHASLHSNYIPYNLPTTESQAHSVSMGGSQAGTGYRNPIDYFSKYFGWDAWAEIARCTNKVSHLSNAVTAKEVAQFVGIHIAMGTLKFPSLKLYWQDFTRVPLVADTMSASRFSQLSCKLQLASPAPAGDPMDTQEAGHSGNPDRPKEGDPTCNPLRDLHTPANPTVGTTRGELDGSVHTLTRSHSQIQALSSLSVSAKSTTQTSTVPHSIWQRCGDMPSSQDCFSFKTDPLWRVRPLMDHVRAGCLMLRREGDHGVDQYPLPLTCSAVNNKRPSLHSTVLVRSDGLILDFNLSLDLSNKEATVEKMVPRDGMVYLCKQELSTPAMLEHLLGSGVHGAGKVGGAKGQMGDEFVSSDGRLMLHRYHLGFILSTVGKAQQNMASLVDSFEKAQKAASLNRDLLNLYHSPLSASAPTSWPQAVLWYLTDLALVNSWMQYRQDHVPLPEPLNLMAFRLEVSKALILSSGSDTQDSAPPHPPQKLQSPGTAPDPGLLQDSPLPDVATRYDGSGHWPEQLGEGEGGRCRFGGCERLSRVRCLKCCVFLCISRNHNCFLNFHSQGTF; encoded by the exons ATGGAGGAACCTCCAGTAGTGGAGGCAGGAACCAAGTCGGTCATGGAGCGCTTGACACAGCCAGTGGAGACAGTTGAACAAGCAGTAGAAATCGAGGAACAACCAATCGTTACAG AGTCTGCTGCTCCTGAAGAGTGGGAACTGGGCCAACCTGAGGATGCACAGAAGGAGACCCATGTGGATGACGTGGCCGCTAGTGACAGAAAAAATATTCCCCCCAAGAAGAACCGAATGGAGCCACTCAAGATGGACATGTCTAGGCCACCAAAAATGGTGATGCCTCTCACAT CTTCCCAGATCTCTCTGCAGTGCCTGGAGTGTCACATCATCTTCAGCGACCACAAGAGCAAAGAGCGCCACCTCAAGCAGAGTCACCCGGCAGAGTACGAGCAGTGCATGCTGGGGGATGCCCTGTTTGCCTGCTACGTCTGCGACCGCCACTTCACCAACTCCAGTGACCTCATGCTTCATCAGCGTGCACACACGGAAAAGACACCCTTCAAGTGCCCCATCTGTGGTGAGGCCTTCAGCCGTTCCTCTGAGCTCACCCTCCATAAGAAGCTTCACTTCGGCCTGTACGGATACACCTGCGCAGACTGTGGAAAACCCTGCAAGACACTCACCTTACTGAAGTATCACCGCCGCACGCACACAGGGGAGAGGCCCTATGTCTGTAAGGAGTGTGGCAAGAGGTTTAGTATGTCCAAGGCCCTCCAGAAACACGCACTAGCGCATTTACCGGAAGGAATGAAAGGAGACGTTGGAGGGATCACACCACCGATGAAGGCACAGCTAAAGAAGAATAGTG GCACTGCAGTGGTGAAATTGTCCTGCTCCGTGTGCAAGGCAACCTTCAAGACTGCCAAGACACGGCTGCATCACATGAAACACAAGCACAACCTGTGTGTTACAGCATCCAGCAGCACCACACTAGCTGGCCAACAGGTGAAGCTAGGTCAGCCCATCATAACCCAGGTTCCTATGGGCCAGCCAACCTTTCTCCACATGGAACCCCTTGGTCCCCTCCACCAGGTGGACAACATAGACACTGAACAAATCCGGAAACTAATAGAGTCTTTGGGGAACGTGCGCAAAGTGAACCAGGTGGTGATACTGGGACAGGTGCTGCCACACAGTCAACCATTGGATCTACAGCGgttacagggaaagagagagcattTGCAATTCCGTTTTACTCAACCACATTTTATAGAGCTGAAAAAGATTGGGGGTGGAGAGACTAAGTCAATGGGACTGGAACAGGCAAAGCCACAATGTGAATCGCTGGAACCAATTATTACATTGGAACCTGTAATATCAGATGGACAAATGGAGACCCCATTACTTTCACACACACAGCAAGTTACATACGCTGAGCATGCTGGATTAAAACAAACACACGAAGGAGAGATGATTCCTCAGCAGTTACATGGACAGACTGGTCAGACAGTTGAAGAAGAGAACACTATGATTCAGACTGTATCAGTGGAACAGGTATTCTGTCACAGTGAAACAGTTGAGCTCGGGGAAACGACTGAACAAAGTCAAACGGTTGTGTTGGACGTCACTCCTTCACTGATACCAACTCTGGAATTGGAACAGACTCAAACCGATCAACAAGGACTTATGTCTGCGTCCTCACTACCAACATTTCTACTTGAACAGACTTCTGGACAGAATCTAATGGTTCAGGAGGGAAATATCTCTGTCCCGTCGCTCATACCAACAGTGGAGTTAAAGCTGAGGCCATTAACAACTGACCAGCAGGAAGAACTCTCCACTTCCTCATTGGTACCAACAGTTGAGTTTGTGCAAACTTCTCCTGGACAAACAAGCCAGGTAGGAGAGACAGCCACACAGATGGAGACATTACAGTTAGAGCAGATCTATTCCAGTATtggacagacacaacagacaggaATAGGACAGCGAAGAGCAGTTGAGAAACCTCTTCTAGAAAACACAGAGAATGACCAGCAGCACATTTTGGAAAATCCTTGCGAAGGAAAATCACAAGAGCAGTTGCAGACACTGATAGATAAGTCTGCTTCTAACAACGCACTGAACAGCAGAGAGCTACAACCTTGCACTCCGACGTCAGAAATATTCCCTCCGCCGTCCGAGACAAAGGCACCACAGAGTTCACAACTGCCTGTGCATTTGATGTCAGTACAAGAATTTGTAAAAGTGAGGAAGAGAAAGCAGCCAAATAACTCTATAGTGCAAGGAAATATGCAACAGCAGACGGTTGAGTTGAAAGGGGAGGCTGCCAAACGACCAAGAGCAATGAAAGCTCATCTTGTTGTGAAGTTTGGTCCTAAAGAGAAACCTAAAAAACAGAATAAGCTTCCACAACCATCTAAGTTGCTTCAGAAAGGAGACCAGATTCAGGATATGAACCAAATGTCTCTCACAACTCTACCTGAAAAGAAATTGTCCTTAAAGGTTGGTAAAGAAAAAAAGGTCAAGAAGAAAAATGATATTTCCAAGTCAAAAATCAAATCCCCATCTATATTGTGTGAACCACATGTGCAGCAAGTCTTGCAGGTAGACGAGCAGGTGCATCAAGTGAAGCCGAGGAAGAAGAAAGTAGAAAAGCAAAAGTATGTAATTAGTGAGACTTGTTCTGAGCAGATTAGCGCTGAGCCGATTAGCGAGCAAGAGGTGATCGCTCCACCCAAGCCAAAAAAGAAAAAGCAGCAGACGATGGCGCAGGAGGACCAGCCTAAGAAAACAAAGGGGCAAAAGATGTCAAAAATGGGGAGAAAGAAAAATAAACCGAATGTGAAAGCAAGCCCCAAAACAGAAGATATTCCCGACCCTGAAATAAAGCAACAGTCCCTACTCCTACTGAAGGGTCACAAACAGCCCCAATTAAAAGTTTACAAATTAGATGCCTCAAAAGCTCCCCAAGGTCCAACAGATCTCCACCAAGACACCCATCCCATCCATAAGAAGAAAGGGCCAAAAAGCAAGCAATTAAAAATGCTAGCTGCTGGAGGGAAAAGAAAAGTAGGGAGACCCAAAAAGAACCACACAGCACTCTCTGTGTTGGCTCCTTTAAAGACTACGTCTCATTCTTCTGACACCTCTCCGACCAAGCCAAAGACCAGCAGGAAACGTAAGGCCCAAAAAGTGGAGACGGAGGGGCTCATCAGTGGCTCTCATTCCCCGCGAGCCCTTGAATGTAAGGACTGTGGTGAGAGGTTCTCTGACGTCTCGTCCCTCCAGGAGCACAAGGCAGCCCTGCATGCAGTGGAGAGCCCTGGTCTCACCTACACTAACGGAAACATCTTTGAGGGCGTTTCTGGGTCAGATCTAGGCCCGCCTCCACTTAAAGTGACTGAGGAGGTCATTGAAAATTCATTGAGTCAAAACACGTTTGGAATGCAGGTAGCATCTGACTGGGAGGTGGAGATGAGAGAGGTAGGgttgggagaaagaggggagcgAGTCTCTTTCCCAACCCTAAAcccttccccctctctgcctctggctgctgtgcttgttgaaggtggacagaaggaaagagagaagaacaTGAATAAAACCTCAGAGGGGATGGAATCATTTTCTCATATGGCACCAAATTCAACTCTTTCTTACTCCCCTCCACAAGTTCAATTCACTTATCTGGCCAAATCTGACAAGGTCCAACCCCTTCTGTCCGAGAATCTTTCTCCTCCTCACCTCACACCCATAGCCCCCCTCCATAGCTGTCACCAAACAGCGGACACTAAGTCAGAGAGTCAGAGCAATATGAATGACACTGCTGATGCTCTCATACCTACCGTTTCTGGATTTGAGCACCTAGGGCCTATTGAGGATGAAATTAAAGAGGAGTTACTACTTGAGGTGGATATGGTCACTGTTGGGGATGGGGACCAAAATGAGGGGGAACACCAGAGCTCACCGCATAAAGACAGTTCACAAAATGAGGGATCCAGCCTTCATGAAAACAGCACTCATGAAAACAATAGCACTCATGCACTATCTGCACATGCTCAGATTGAAAATGTGAATAGAACTGTAACAACACAAAATGTACAGACCAAATCCTGCCCCTCTGACCCGCTGGAGatcaagaaagaggaggaggagattatGGTGCAGAGAAGAGAAGTGGAAAAGAGGGGAGTGGGTAGAAGGAATTATACCAGGGGCAGGAGAAGAGGAGTTGGACGTGGGAGGATAGGTTCAGCCACAAGGAAGAGTCTAGAAGGAGTGGGTATGAGAAAAATTGAACTAGAGAAAGAAATTGATGAATGTCAGGTAGTCTACCAGCTGTATTCACTCAATAATGATACTGAAATCAAGGATGAAGCAGACGTCACTACTCTCCATCCTGGTCAGTCATCTCCCATCAGTTTACAGACCGAGATCAGATCTATCTCTGAGCAAAACATGCTAACAGCTCCATGTCCATCTGGATCCTGCATCTCACCGCTTGAGGATCTTGAGGACCAGGTAGTGTTTGAGCTAGAGTCAGTCACCACCAGTGTAGTGGAGGTGTTGAAGACCGAAGATGGGATGGTGATGAAAGGAGTAGCAGGGGACCAGGACGACAGGGACACTGGCCAATCCCCAGGCATCATACTGGAGAGGTTCCTCACCTCAAGGCAGAGCGAGGCAGCAGTGGGGGAGAATGGAGTGGTGCTCATGGTAGACTTGAGAGGTCAGGAGGTCAAAGTGGAGGAGAACACCTCAGATTTGGTTCCTGTGCCACACACCTCTCATGCCAGACACACAGTGGAGCAGAGGGGGGTCAGGATGTATCTGGTGAAGCAGGAAAACAACCTGGTTTTGAATGACCcccaggttagtcaaggtcaatCCCAATTGAATGTGGAGCACAGCAGTACCAGGCAGTGCATATTCTACCccgtgaaggaggagagagagcttcTGGATGAGCCATCTCAAAGTGAGCAGGGAGTACCAGCGCTGGTGGTGCCTGGAGAGGCCAAACTCAACCATCCAATGGAGAGTCTATCCACTACCAACCCTGCAGTAGAGGAGTATGAGGTGAACAGGAGAGCAGCAAAGTTGAGATCTGAGATCAATGAGTATGGAGAAG GTGACCTAGACTTTGAGCAGCAAGACATCGAAGAGCTTGTTGATTTCCTACTTCAGAATTCTGACGAAGTGGAGTCCGAGGTTGTTGAATGTTCTGACCCGCAGCCTGACCCCGAGGATGTAGTTATGGCCTGTTTCCATGACAGCCAAAACCATGCCTCACTGCATTCAAATTATATACCATACAA CTTGCCAACCACAGAAAGCCAGGCTCATTCAGTATCTATGGGAGGGTCCCAGGCAGGGACTGGCTACAGGAACCCTATTGATTACTTCTCCAAGTATTTTGGTTGGGACGCTTGGGCAGAGATTGCCCGTTGCACAAATAAAGTGTCCCATCTTTCGAACGCAGTAACAGCAAAAGAGGTGGCCCAGTTTGTCGGAATCCACATTGCCATGGGAACATTGAAG tTCCCCAGTCTCAAGCTGTACTGGCAGGACTTCACCAGGGTGCCTCTGGTTGCTGACACCATGTCTGCCTCCCGCTTCTCCCAACTCTCCTGCAAACTGCAACTGGCATCTCCAGCACCAGCAGGGGATCCCATGGACACCCAGGAAGCTGGACACAGTGGTAATCCAGACAGGCCTAAGGAGGGAGACCCCACATGCAACCCTCTCAGAGATTTACACACCCCAGCTAACCCAACAGTTGGCACAACTAGAGGTGAACTGGATGGCAGTGTCCATACACTTACACGCAGCCACAGTCAAATACAAGCTCTTAGCtccttgtctgtgtctgcaaaatCCACAACCCAGACGTCCACAGTCCCTCACAGCATTTGGCAGAGGTGTGGGGACATGCCATCCAGCCAGGACTGTTTTAGTTTTAAAACTGACCCCCTTTGGAGGGTTAGACCGTTAATGGACCACGTTCGGGCCGGATGCCTGATGCTGAGAAGAGAGGGTGACCATGGAGTCGATCAATACCCTCTCCCTTTGACGTGTAGTGCGGTCAACAACAAGCGGCCCTCCTTGCACAGCACTGTCTTAGTTAGATCTGACGGTCTGATCCTAGATTTCAACCTTAGTCTGGATCTCTCCAACAAAGAGGCCACAGTTGAGAAAATGGTGCCCagagatgggatggtgtatctctGCAAGCAGGAGCTCTCTACCCCTGCCATGTTGGAGCACCTCCTTGGGTCTGGGGTGCATGGTGCGGGAAAGGTGGGAGGAGCCAAAGGACAGATGGGTGATGAGTTTGTTAGCTCTGACGGGCGGCTGATGCTACACAGGTACCATCTCGGCTTCATCCTCTCTACGGTAGGGAAGGCCCAGCAGAACATGGCATCGCTCGTCGACAGCTTCGAGAAGGCTCAAAAAGCAGCCAGCCTCAATAGAGACTTATTGAATCTCTACCATTCCCCACTCTCAGCCTCAGCACCAACTAG